A single Mercenaria mercenaria strain notata chromosome 9, MADL_Memer_1, whole genome shotgun sequence DNA region contains:
- the LOC123547789 gene encoding uncharacterized protein LOC123547789 has product MDKKIMIKQIALLLVGVLAVNASYYNRKYKSYPIKKGYGGIGGGYGRGYGGIAGGGGYGGYGGKYGGISGGIGGVSRGYGGGYGKYGGGYGRIGGGYGGNFGGYGGVGYGGIGGGHSGIGGGYSGGYGGYGGSYGGIV; this is encoded by the coding sequence ataaaaaaatcatGATCAAGCAAATTGCTTTGTTGTTGGTCGGCGTCCTCGCCGTTAACGCCTCATATTACAACCGTAAGTACAAAAGCTATCCGATAAAGAAAGGATACGGTGGTATTGGTGGTGGATACGGGAGAGGCTACGGTGGAATCGCTGGGGGAGGGGGATATGGAGGATATGGCGGAAAATACGGCGGTATAAGTGGTGGAATTGGAGGTGTCAGCAGAGGATACGGTGGAGGATATGGAAAATATGGCGGAGGATACGGTAGGATTGGTGGAGGATATGGAGGAAATTTTGGAGGATACGGAGGTGTAGGTTACGGTGGAATCGGCGGAGGACACAGCGGTATCGGCGGAGGATACAGCGGAGGATACGGAGGATACGGAGGCAGTTATGGAGGTATAGTTTAA